One stretch of Nicotiana tabacum cultivar K326 chromosome 18, ASM71507v2, whole genome shotgun sequence DNA includes these proteins:
- the LOC107812004 gene encoding pectinesterase inhibitor-like, producing MASSFTITSFLVSFFLSILFTSTIVKGDLVSDICAKTPNATLCETLLRSDPHSKTADLETLGAITFNMTSKLIDSTSALVTSLRDNATNATLKEVYSKCIDQYAFVELSRENAEGYFKDKKCGQVVHFMSRSIGDLLTCDSSFFEHSVVEDEKLQQASFSLEQYCSAIIVMAVRL from the coding sequence ATGGCTTCTTCTTTCACTATTACCTCATTTCTTGTATCTTTTTTTCTATCCATTCTCTTCACATCAACAATTGTGAAGGGAGATTTAGTTAGTGATATTTGCGCCAAAACACCCAATGCTACTCTTTGCGAGACACTTTTAAGATCAGATCCTCATTCTAAAACCGCAGATCTTGAAACCCTAGGCGCGATCACGTTCAACATGACTTCCAAACTTATCGACTCAACATCCGCTCTGGTAACTTCTCTTCGCGATAACGCGACGAACGCAACACTAAAAGAAGTATACTCAAAGTGTATTGACCAATATGCATTTGTAGAACTAAGTAGGGAAAATGCAGAGGGTTATTTTAAGGACAAAAAATGTGGACAAGTTGTCCATTTTATGAGTCGTTCAATTGGTGATTTATTGACATGTGATAGTAGCTTTTTTGAACATTCAGTGGTTGAAGATGAGAAGCTACAACAAGCTAGTTTTTCGTTGGAACAATATTGCAGTGCTATTATTGTTATGGCTGTTCGTCTCTAG